CAGCTTAATTATGGCGGCTTTTCAATTAATGAAAAATCAAAAAGCAAATGCATTATTATAATTGTACCGGAATATTTAATTAATGATACTTTCTTTTACTCCGAAGTGCTTTGGGCAATTGAAAGAGAAGCTAAAAACCAAGGTTGTATATCTGTCACAACCAGCATTACCCATGAGGCTGAAGAAAACTTATTGCTCCCACCTATTCCTCATGAAATGAATATATTAGGATTTCTTGTTATCGGTATAATAAAAGAAAATTACTTAAAAAAACTATATGATATTGGTCTTCCTATACTAACTGTGGATATTTTGTACAACAATGTTCCGGTTGATTCAATTGTCTCCGCCAATGTAAACGGAGCATATATAGCAACAAAATATTTAATCGACAACGGGCATAAAAAAATCGGTTTTATAGGACCAATTTTTTCTGCCCAAAGCATATTCGAAAGATGGTGCGGCTTTACCCAAGCAATGCTCAAACATGATTTGGAGCCTAATGCTGAATATAATATCTTAGGGACAAATGAGTATTTTCAGTTAATGGATACAGTGGATGTTCTTGAGCCTTATCTAAATAGAATTACTTCTTATCCGACAGCATGGTTTTGCGCCGGAGATAGAATCGCAATCTCTTTAATTAATATACTTTCAAAGAGGAACATCAAGGTCCCGGATGATATATCTATTATCGGATTTGATGATTTAGAGGTATCAAAGATGATCATACCTCCTCTAACTACAATAAAAATTGACAAGAAGTTGATGGGAAAATTAGCCGTAGACTATTTAATAAACAGAAAATTCTCTGAAATGGGAAATATTAGCATTAATTTGTTAGGCACATTAATAGTAAGAGAATCAGTAAAAAGTATTTTATAGAAATGACTTATCAAAACAGGATTTTCTCCCTGCTATATCCCGGACTATATGCGTCTCCGCTATATTCAGAGCTACAGGTTTCCTCAATATACCCCATCTGGCTTCTAACCATTGAGCCATAACCGCAAAACCCGAATCTTGAGAGAAGGCGTCTTTCATATTGCATTACGAATTCCTCTCCTTAACAACAGACAGACCTATTTAACTGTATAAGCATATTCAAAAGGCAATTCCAAAAGAAATGTATCCAAAAACCGATATTTTGCCGGAAATTTACGTTTGATTACTGCTTTAAGCTCATCATTATTTTTGCAGGAAAGTATTAAAAGTATTAAATGGAGCATATTAATGCTCCATTTAATATATCAGTTAAATCATTGCAAGATATCTTTTCAAATTCTCCAAGCCCACAGATATGCCTGTAAGCGGCTCTTCCATACCCTCAAATTCTATTGAAACGGTCCCGTCATACCCCGCTTTTTTGAGTATTTCTAAGCACTGTACAACAGGTACTTCCCCATGTCCAATTATAGCTCCTCTTAAAAAGTTGCCGGCCCTGGATTTAAACCAACCTGTTCCCGGGTTTGGAGCTGTACCCGGCTTCACATGGAAGTCTTTTACATGCACATGGAATGCATAGGGCGCCAGCCTTCCTACTGCTTTCGCAGGGTCTTCATCAACGCAAAGGAAATTGCCTACATCAACAAGAATCCCAAAATTCTTATTATTAACACCGTTTACAAGCTTCTCAACCCTGTCGCTGTCCTGGCAAAAATACCCGTGATTTTCAACCATGGTACGTATCCCCAGGCTTTCCGCAAACTCTGTTACAGCCCTGCAACCCTTTATTAATATGGGTAAGGCATCATCAAAGCCTTTAGGCCCTACATATCCGGGTAAAAATCCTCTAGTGGCATCATGGCGCATTCCGGTTGCTCCCAGTATTTTTGCAATTTTTACTTCACCTTTTACTCTTTCTATCTCGGCCTCCAAATTACCGTTTGATCCATTAATAAAATCGGCTCCGATAGTATAGTTTCCCATTTGGATACCTACACGAGCACACTCTTCCTTGACTTTTTCGGCAAAAGACTCTATAAATTGGCCTTCCGGAACTCTAAGCCCGGAAAATTCAATCACATCAAATCCCATTTCCTTTGCTTTTCCAATAACCTCAAGCTGGCTCATGGTCTCATTGTTCATTAAGGCACTAAAACTATATGTGCTTACTCCTATTTTCATACATTCAGGCATTTTCACTCAAGACTTTAGTCATCTTAAGAGGAAATGCCATCCTCCCTTCCCATAATAAAGTTTTGTTTTTTTAACCTAATTGATCATTCTATTTCACTCATAACTTTTTTCAAGAATTCAACTGCCATTCGGATATCTTTTTCGGGATTTTCTCCAACTTCCCTTTCAATTGTTAAAAATCCATTATATCCTATAGATTTTAATGCCTTCAGGTATTCCGGAAAATTGACGCTGCCTTCTCCAAGAGGGACTTCTTTAAAAGCCGCTCCCAGTTGAATTTCTTCCTCAATCATTCCATAAATTACTTCAGGGTTTCCTTTTCTTAACATAATCCCGTCTTTTGCATGGGTATGTACAATATAATCCTTCAGATTGTAAACTGCTTCCACAGGGTCATCACCGGTTACCATAACAAGGTTTGCCGGGTCAAGATTAACCCTTACACCCCTTGAATTAAGGCTGTCCAGGAATTTTTTAAGCACTGCCGACGTTTCAGGACCTGTTTCGATAGCGAAATACGCTCCCACTTCGTCACCATATTCAGCCAATTCCTCACAAGCTTCCTGTAAAACAGCCCACCTGGGATGGTTGGGATCCTCGGGTACAACTCCTATATGAGTTGTAACAACATTAGTGTTTAAGTCCTTAGCCAGGTCCATAATCCTTTTTGATTTTTCAATCCTGCGTGGATTATTCTCCCTATCTGCAAAACCTTCGCCAAGGTCACCGCAAAGAGCTGATATTACAAGGCCGTTTGACGTAACCAAATCCAGAAATTCTTTCCTTTGTTTGGCGCTAAGATTTTCAGGAGCCATTGGTCCTCTTGTAGTATATACCTGTATTCCCTGGGCTCCTACTTCTTTTGCTTTTTTTACAGCTTCCTTAATGTCTATCCGGAACGAGTCAACAATAACACCAATTTTAAAATCTGCCACAACAATCATACCCTCCTTTAATTTTTTTGATTTTTAAATATTTGCATATTCAAATTATATATTCAATATGCAAAATACTTAACTATATAATATTATATAATTTTTATATTACATGATTAGATATTACATGTTTAATGATTAAAATGTCAAGGTTAAGATTTGCTTTCTTGTTTGTTTTTCCTGGCTCATTAGGTAGAATTTTAGCTTATTCGTTTCTTATCGCATCGAGGGCACTTATCCTCATAGCCCTTGATGCAGGATATGCCCCG
The genomic region above belongs to Bacillota bacterium and contains:
- a CDS encoding LacI family DNA-binding transcriptional regulator; its protein translation is MQRSNRKKVTMDDIAKRLGISKNSVSLALNNKPGVSDELRRRVIEIACQLNYGGFSINEKSKSKCIIIIVPEYLINDTFFYSEVLWAIEREAKNQGCISVTTSITHEAEENLLLPPIPHEMNILGFLVIGIIKENYLKKLYDIGLPILTVDILYNNVPVDSIVSANVNGAYIATKYLIDNGHKKIGFIGPIFSAQSIFERWCGFTQAMLKHDLEPNAEYNILGTNEYFQLMDTVDVLEPYLNRITSYPTAWFCAGDRIAISLINILSKRNIKVPDDISIIGFDDLEVSKMIIPPLTTIKIDKKLMGKLAVDYLINRKFSEMGNISINLLGTLIVRESVKSIL
- a CDS encoding sugar phosphate isomerase/epimerase — encoded protein: MPECMKIGVSTYSFSALMNNETMSQLEVIGKAKEMGFDVIEFSGLRVPEGQFIESFAEKVKEECARVGIQMGNYTIGADFINGSNGNLEAEIERVKGEVKIAKILGATGMRHDATRGFLPGYVGPKGFDDALPILIKGCRAVTEFAESLGIRTMVENHGYFCQDSDRVEKLVNGVNNKNFGILVDVGNFLCVDEDPAKAVGRLAPYAFHVHVKDFHVKPGTAPNPGTGWFKSRAGNFLRGAIIGHGEVPVVQCLEILKKAGYDGTVSIEFEGMEEPLTGISVGLENLKRYLAMI
- a CDS encoding sugar phosphate isomerase/epimerase, with translation MIVVADFKIGVIVDSFRIDIKEAVKKAKEVGAQGIQVYTTRGPMAPENLSAKQRKEFLDLVTSNGLVISALCGDLGEGFADRENNPRRIEKSKRIMDLAKDLNTNVVTTHIGVVPEDPNHPRWAVLQEACEELAEYGDEVGAYFAIETGPETSAVLKKFLDSLNSRGVRVNLDPANLVMVTGDDPVEAVYNLKDYIVHTHAKDGIMLRKGNPEVIYGMIEEEIQLGAAFKEVPLGEGSVNFPEYLKALKSIGYNGFLTIEREVGENPEKDIRMAVEFLKKVMSEIE